The following are from one region of the Dreissena polymorpha isolate Duluth1 chromosome 2, UMN_Dpol_1.0, whole genome shotgun sequence genome:
- the LOC127867695 gene encoding uncharacterized protein LOC127867695 isoform X2, with protein sequence MLHFAGLVLIALKAPTALGLVCLVCDHVSSIRDCPYIETCGSHEVCYLEGRNSSNGHALYQGGCRERQKCFTATTVGKRTEAAFCSQCCDHNLCQASLCGGTGYSPNRGPMCYDCPEGLNQGDYCDRIIEASHDQVCTESMRLSLQGTLFYATSLLEKNACDRALARLAAENLHITGANGSCFNCCSGDLCNNRCNLATPIVQVCKDASTPETCKLAAAYICGDKTMATNAGCLHYCGLC encoded by the exons ATGCTACATTTTGCAGGGTTAGTTCTTATAGCATTGAAAG CTCCAACAGCACTCGGACTAGTGTGTCTCGTTTGTGACCACGTCTCGAGCATACGTGATTGCCCATACATCGAAACGTGTGGATCACACGAG GTATGCTATTTAGAAGGACGTAACTCGAGTAATGGGCACGCGTTATATCAAGGCGGATGCAGGGAACGTCAA AAATGCTTCACCGCAACGACTGTTGGAAAACGGACCGAAGCAGCGTTTTGTTCCCAGTGCTGCGACCACAACTTGTGTCAGGCCTCACTTTGTGGGGGCACAG GATATTCTCCCAATCGAGGCCCCATGTGTTACGATTGTCCAGAAGGATTGAACCAAGGAGACTATTGTGACAGAATTATAGAGGCATCACATGATCAG GTCTGTACAGAATCAATGAGATTGTCACTCCAGGGTACTTTGTTTTATGCTACTAGCCTCCTGGAGAAAAAC GCATGTGACAGAGCACTAGCAAGGCTAGCTGCGGAAAACTTGCATATCACCGGCGCCAATGGCTCGTGTTTCAACTGCTGTAGCGGTGACCTGTGTAATAACAGGTGCAACCTAGCGACACCTATTGTGCAAG TGTGTAAGGACGCCTCAACTCCTGAAACATGCAAGTTGGCAGCTGCCTACATCTGTGGCGATAAGACGATGGCTACTAACGCAGGATGTCTACACTACTGTGGTTTATGTTAA
- the LOC127867695 gene encoding uncharacterized protein LOC127867695 isoform X1 translates to MCRVKSNMLHFAGLVLIALKAPTALGLVCLVCDHVSSIRDCPYIETCGSHEVCYLEGRNSSNGHALYQGGCRERQKCFTATTVGKRTEAAFCSQCCDHNLCQASLCGGTGYSPNRGPMCYDCPEGLNQGDYCDRIIEASHDQVCTESMRLSLQGTLFYATSLLEKNACDRALARLAAENLHITGANGSCFNCCSGDLCNNRCNLATPIVQVCKDASTPETCKLAAAYICGDKTMATNAGCLHYCGLC, encoded by the exons ATGTGTAGGGTAAAG AGCAACATGCTACATTTTGCAGGGTTAGTTCTTATAGCATTGAAAG CTCCAACAGCACTCGGACTAGTGTGTCTCGTTTGTGACCACGTCTCGAGCATACGTGATTGCCCATACATCGAAACGTGTGGATCACACGAG GTATGCTATTTAGAAGGACGTAACTCGAGTAATGGGCACGCGTTATATCAAGGCGGATGCAGGGAACGTCAA AAATGCTTCACCGCAACGACTGTTGGAAAACGGACCGAAGCAGCGTTTTGTTCCCAGTGCTGCGACCACAACTTGTGTCAGGCCTCACTTTGTGGGGGCACAG GATATTCTCCCAATCGAGGCCCCATGTGTTACGATTGTCCAGAAGGATTGAACCAAGGAGACTATTGTGACAGAATTATAGAGGCATCACATGATCAG GTCTGTACAGAATCAATGAGATTGTCACTCCAGGGTACTTTGTTTTATGCTACTAGCCTCCTGGAGAAAAAC GCATGTGACAGAGCACTAGCAAGGCTAGCTGCGGAAAACTTGCATATCACCGGCGCCAATGGCTCGTGTTTCAACTGCTGTAGCGGTGACCTGTGTAATAACAGGTGCAACCTAGCGACACCTATTGTGCAAG TGTGTAAGGACGCCTCAACTCCTGAAACATGCAAGTTGGCAGCTGCCTACATCTGTGGCGATAAGACGATGGCTACTAACGCAGGATGTCTACACTACTGTGGTTTATGTTAA